Proteins encoded within one genomic window of Brassica rapa cultivar Chiifu-401-42 chromosome A09, CAAS_Brap_v3.01, whole genome shotgun sequence:
- the LOC103849628 gene encoding homeobox-leucine zipper protein ATHB-21 isoform X1: MNNQNVDDHNLLFISQMYPSVYTASIPQQAGESKPARPRRRRKSKSVAVAEVGGEGGNGWFRKRKLSDEQVRMLEMSFGDEHKLESERKDRLAKELGLDPRQVAVWFQNRRARWKNKRLEDEYTRLKNAHENVVVEKCRLDSEVLHLKEQLHDAEREIQRLALRVEGVLSNSPISSSVSVEANQTTPFFGDYEVEVGDDGGGYENLFYSPEYIDGFEWMSPFM; encoded by the exons ATGAATAACCAGAATGTAGATGATCATAATCTTCTATTCATTTCTCAGATGTACCCTAGTGTCTATACTgcatcaataccacaacaag CAGGAGAATCGAAACCAGCGCggccgaggaggaggaggaagagcaaGAGTGTTGCGGTGGCGGAGGTAGGTGGAGAAGGAGGCAATGGGTGGTTTAGGAAGAGGAAACTGAGTGATGAGCAAGTAAGAATGCTGGAGATGAGTTTTGGAGATGAACATAAGCTTGAGTCAGAGAGGAAAGATCGTCTTGCTAAGGAGTTAGGGCTTGATCCTCGCCAAGTCGCCGTCTGGTTCCAGAACCGCCGTGCACGGTGGAAGAACAAGAGGCTTGAAGATGAATACACTAGACTTAAGAACGCACACGAAAACGTCGTCGTTGAGAAGTGTCGTCTTGATTCTGAG GTTCTTCACCTAAAGGAGCAGCTTCATGACGCTGAACGAGAGATCCAACGGTTGGCACTAAGAGTCGAAGGAGTCTTAAGCAACAGTCCGATCTCATCTTCTGTCTCTGTCGAAGCCAATCAGACTACGCCGTTTTTCGGAGACTACGAAGTCGAAGTTGGAGACGACGGTGGCGGTTATGAGAACTTGTTCTACTCGCCAGAATACATTGATGGATTTGAATGGATGAGCCCATTCATGTGA
- the LOC103849628 gene encoding homeobox-leucine zipper protein ATHB-21 isoform X2, producing the protein MNNQNVDDHNLLFISQMYPSVYTASIPQQGESKPARPRRRRKSKSVAVAEVGGEGGNGWFRKRKLSDEQVRMLEMSFGDEHKLESERKDRLAKELGLDPRQVAVWFQNRRARWKNKRLEDEYTRLKNAHENVVVEKCRLDSEVLHLKEQLHDAEREIQRLALRVEGVLSNSPISSSVSVEANQTTPFFGDYEVEVGDDGGGYENLFYSPEYIDGFEWMSPFM; encoded by the exons ATGAATAACCAGAATGTAGATGATCATAATCTTCTATTCATTTCTCAGATGTACCCTAGTGTCTATACTgcatcaataccacaacaag GAGAATCGAAACCAGCGCggccgaggaggaggaggaagagcaaGAGTGTTGCGGTGGCGGAGGTAGGTGGAGAAGGAGGCAATGGGTGGTTTAGGAAGAGGAAACTGAGTGATGAGCAAGTAAGAATGCTGGAGATGAGTTTTGGAGATGAACATAAGCTTGAGTCAGAGAGGAAAGATCGTCTTGCTAAGGAGTTAGGGCTTGATCCTCGCCAAGTCGCCGTCTGGTTCCAGAACCGCCGTGCACGGTGGAAGAACAAGAGGCTTGAAGATGAATACACTAGACTTAAGAACGCACACGAAAACGTCGTCGTTGAGAAGTGTCGTCTTGATTCTGAG GTTCTTCACCTAAAGGAGCAGCTTCATGACGCTGAACGAGAGATCCAACGGTTGGCACTAAGAGTCGAAGGAGTCTTAAGCAACAGTCCGATCTCATCTTCTGTCTCTGTCGAAGCCAATCAGACTACGCCGTTTTTCGGAGACTACGAAGTCGAAGTTGGAGACGACGGTGGCGGTTATGAGAACTTGTTCTACTCGCCAGAATACATTGATGGATTTGAATGGATGAGCCCATTCATGTGA
- the LOC103863101 gene encoding conserved oligomeric Golgi complex subunit 4, translating to MAIEENDEILRGLCGEDGVVYAICELQEECDSRGSLILKKYMEFRKRARLASDINNSPNLNLLAGGASEGPDPREVELYVEEILSLMQLGEDYTEFMVSKIKSLTSVDAELLPKATKAFRNGSFSKVIQDVTGFYVILEGFFMVENVRKAIRIDEHVPDSLTTSMVDDVFYVLQSCLRRAISTSNISSVIAVLSNAGSLLAKDYHEALQQKIREPNLGARLFLGGIGCIKTMVDLKPNLAY from the coding sequence ATGGCTATTGAAGAGAACGATGAGATCTTGAGAGGTCTATGCGGAGAAGACGGTGTTGTTTATGCGATATGTGAATTGCAAGAGGAATGTGATTCTAGAGGCTCGTTGATCTTGAAGAAGTATATGGAGTTTAGGAAGCGAGCTAGGTTGGCTTCTGATATCAACAACTCTCCAAATTTGAATCTGCTTGCTGGTGGTGCTTCTGAAGGACCAGACCCGAGAGAAGTAGAGCTCTATGTGGAGGAGATACTCTCTCTGATGCAGTTAGGTGAGGATTACACAGAGTTCATGGTGTCAAAGATCAAGTCTTTGACGTCAGTTGATGCTGAGTTGTTACCAAAAGCTACGAAAGCGTTTAGAAATGGTAGCTTTAGCAAAGTGATTCAGGACGTGACGGGATTCTATGTGATACTAGAAGGGTTCTTTATGGTTGAGAATGTGAGGAAAGCCATAAGGATTGATGAGCATGTACCGGACAGCCTTACCACATCAATGGTGGACGATGTGTTCTACGTGTTGCAGAGCTGTCTGAGGAGAGCCATTTCGACTTCGAACATTAGCTCTGTGATTGCTGTGCTGAGCAATGCTGGTAGCTTGTTGGCTAAGGATTACCATGAAGCTTTGCAGCAGAAGATTAGAGAGCCTAACCTTGGCGCTAGGCTGTTCTTAGGTGGTATTGGTTGCATAAAGACGATGGTCGACTTAAAACCAAATCTCGCTTACTAA